From a single Cytophagales bacterium WSM2-2 genomic region:
- a CDS encoding DNA-binding protein yields the protein MESLLDHIHQYSPLSKTSQKNLSAALRKVELPKGSLLVTEGKVCQHVYFLEKGCLRGFYNLDGKEVTHWFAFENNFVTSFLSFITRKPAVENIQLIEDCTLWGITYEDLQHLYSKHSDMERLGRIMNERYYVMLEERFVSNHFKEARERYDNVMTNAPHILQRVPLGYIASYLAMTQETLSRIRKN from the coding sequence ATGGAAAGCCTCCTCGACCACATCCATCAATATTCGCCACTATCGAAAACTTCACAAAAGAACCTCAGTGCCGCTTTGCGTAAAGTGGAGTTGCCAAAGGGCTCACTCCTGGTAACAGAAGGGAAAGTATGCCAGCATGTGTACTTCCTCGAAAAGGGATGCCTGCGCGGATTTTACAATCTAGATGGTAAAGAGGTGACGCACTGGTTCGCCTTTGAAAACAACTTTGTTACTTCTTTCCTGAGTTTCATTACGCGAAAGCCCGCAGTGGAAAACATCCAATTGATCGAAGACTGTACGCTGTGGGGCATCACCTACGAGGACTTACAGCATCTCTACAGCAAACATTCAGATATGGAGCGCCTTGGCCGTATCATGAACGAGCGCTACTATGTGATGCTGGAAGAGCGGTTTGTGAGCAACCACTTTAAGGAGGCACGCGAGCGCTATGATAACGTCATGACCAACGCCCCGCACATCCTTCAGCGTGTACCACTGGGGTATATCGCATCTTACCTCGCCATGACACAGGAGACGCTGAGCAGGATTCGCAAGAACTAG
- a CDS encoding ABC transporter permease, with amino-acid sequence MLRNYFLVAFRNLLKQRLYSVINIGGLTAGLICVTLIYLWVNDEVSKNKYHKDVDRIYRVISNLTLEDGQILTWTITPGPLGEFIRSNIAGVELAARTQRTNMLLQYGDKNLIEDCIYTDPEFFSIFSFKIVQGAQHPIGLDKNSVAISQKLARQLFGNENPIGKIIKGSRKYDLEVKAVFEDIDTNSSITFQFVLPFEIYKETRGGGFNWNNYDHPLYLKLADAGKSAEIQKLINEQVRKTQKREGDDKVEFIMQPFADSYLYSQFEKGVSVGGRIKYVRMFSVVAIFILIIACINFMNMATAKAATRAKEVGVRKVVGAQRPSLVSQFLIESTVISLISMVIALIVVYATLPLFNTMIGKNITVNFFGAAFMAKALLVVLVAGLLAGSYPAFFLSAFRPVIVLKGVIASSLGGTFLRKGLVVFQFVLTVVMGASALVVYRQIQYILNKDVGYDRNGVLTFSITGNLAKQYQAFQAEALQLPGVQKVSRGDNSLVQVNNQNGSVSWPGKPDNSAIMFRTVCVDYDYLEVMGMKLKEGRLFAPQFADSNNFVVTTKAVEVMGLQNPIGQKISQWGTEGTIVGVVDDFHSRSMQEAIDPVIFFHLPKWTWKVFVKFDGHMTSQVVDELTTLHKKYNSEYPFQFTFLDDDFTSLYNNEKVISSLAVVFTALAVIISGLGLFGLAAYTAERRKKEVSIRKIMGASVSGIVTMISQEFIKLSIIACFIGCPLSYYLMSQFLEGYAYHQDLSWDVFLITALATVLLAVGTVIFQVKRTALANPAESLRAE; translated from the coding sequence ATGCTGCGCAATTATTTCCTTGTCGCTTTCAGAAACCTGCTAAAGCAACGTCTTTATTCTGTCATTAACATCGGTGGGCTCACTGCCGGGCTCATCTGCGTCACGCTCATCTACCTGTGGGTGAATGACGAGGTAAGCAAGAATAAATACCACAAAGACGTTGACCGCATTTACCGGGTGATATCCAACCTCACACTGGAAGATGGCCAGATACTCACATGGACTATTACTCCCGGTCCGCTCGGGGAGTTTATTCGCAGCAACATTGCCGGGGTGGAACTGGCCGCACGCACACAGCGTACCAACATGCTCCTTCAATACGGTGACAAAAATCTGATCGAAGACTGTATTTATACCGACCCCGAATTCTTTTCGATCTTCAGTTTCAAGATCGTGCAGGGCGCACAGCACCCCATCGGCCTCGACAAGAACTCTGTTGCTATTTCACAAAAACTTGCCAGGCAACTTTTCGGCAATGAAAATCCAATCGGGAAGATCATCAAAGGGAGCCGCAAGTATGACCTGGAAGTGAAGGCCGTCTTCGAAGACATTGATACTAACTCTTCGATCACCTTTCAGTTTGTTTTGCCTTTCGAGATTTATAAGGAGACTCGCGGTGGCGGCTTCAACTGGAACAACTACGACCACCCGCTTTACCTCAAGCTGGCCGATGCCGGCAAAAGCGCGGAAATCCAAAAGCTCATTAACGAACAAGTAAGGAAGACACAAAAGAGAGAGGGTGACGACAAAGTGGAGTTCATCATGCAGCCTTTTGCTGACAGCTATCTCTATTCACAGTTCGAGAAAGGTGTCTCTGTTGGTGGTCGCATCAAATATGTGCGGATGTTCAGCGTGGTGGCCATCTTCATCCTCATCATTGCCTGCATCAACTTTATGAACATGGCCACAGCCAAAGCCGCTACACGTGCCAAAGAAGTGGGCGTGCGGAAAGTGGTCGGAGCGCAAAGGCCTTCGCTCGTATCGCAGTTCCTCATCGAGTCTACAGTGATCAGTTTGATATCGATGGTCATCGCTTTAATTGTCGTGTACGCCACATTGCCTCTGTTCAACACTATGATCGGAAAAAATATTACGGTGAACTTCTTTGGGGCGGCTTTCATGGCGAAGGCGTTGTTGGTAGTTCTTGTAGCGGGCTTGCTCGCGGGAAGCTACCCGGCATTTTTCCTCTCGGCATTCCGGCCTGTAATAGTGCTGAAAGGAGTGATCGCCTCGTCACTGGGCGGCACCTTCTTACGCAAAGGCCTCGTAGTATTTCAGTTTGTGCTCACCGTAGTGATGGGCGCCAGTGCGCTGGTGGTCTACCGGCAGATACAATATATCCTCAATAAAGATGTGGGCTACGACCGCAATGGGGTGCTTACCTTTTCCATAACGGGCAATCTTGCTAAACAATACCAAGCCTTCCAGGCAGAGGCACTTCAGTTGCCGGGTGTGCAGAAGGTGTCGCGCGGAGATAATTCTCTTGTGCAAGTCAACAATCAGAATGGCTCAGTGAGCTGGCCGGGTAAACCCGACAATAGTGCGATCATGTTCCGCACGGTATGCGTGGACTACGACTACCTGGAGGTCATGGGAATGAAACTGAAAGAGGGCAGACTCTTCGCTCCCCAGTTTGCTGACTCCAACAACTTTGTCGTTACTACCAAAGCCGTGGAGGTGATGGGACTGCAGAACCCCATCGGGCAGAAGATCAGCCAGTGGGGAACGGAGGGCACCATCGTAGGTGTAGTCGATGATTTTCACAGTCGCTCCATGCAGGAAGCTATCGACCCGGTCATCTTCTTTCACCTCCCGAAATGGACGTGGAAGGTCTTTGTAAAATTTGACGGGCACATGACAAGCCAGGTGGTAGACGAGCTCACCACCCTGCATAAAAAATATAATTCGGAATATCCGTTCCAGTTCACCTTCCTCGATGACGACTTCACGAGCCTTTACAACAACGAGAAAGTAATCTCTTCGCTGGCTGTGGTGTTCACCGCGTTGGCCGTGATCATCTCCGGTCTCGGACTCTTCGGATTAGCTGCCTACACGGCAGAGCGAAGAAAAAAAGAAGTGAGCATTCGCAAAATAATGGGCGCCTCTGTTTCCGGGATCGTAACGATGATCTCGCAGGAGTTTATAAAGCTGAGTATCATCGCGTGCTTCATCGGTTGTCCGTTGTCTTATTATTTAATGAGCCAGTTCCTCGAAGGCTATGCGTATCACCAGGATTTAAGCTGGGATGTTTTTCTCATCACCGCTTTGGCGACAGTGTTGCTTGCAGTGGGCACGGTTATTTTTCAAGTCAAACGAACGGCATTGGCAAACCCGGCGGAGTCATTGCGGGCAGAGTAA
- a CDS encoding ABC transporter permease — MLTSYILAAFRNLRKYKFNSFITILGLSIGLAASVLAVMFAMDEVSFDSFHTKADRLYRLNKITTEPNGSTFLNAESSGLMGPTMVDEFPEVEKVVRYQTWFNNAVLSYKEHNHELNEAEILFVDSTFFDVFDFTLVKGNPREALKRPLTMVLTEEVATSLFGSEDPVGKTVTGINGLEFEVTGVAKAAPRNSHIQYKALVSWTTTTPQLGPLNFDWMNNWLAQALTTYVLVKPGTNVSALQAKLPKFLKDHLPNRVDVYQLYLQPFKEVYLHGSEIKYHRMAKTGSIQYIYVFAIIAGFILLIACINYVNISTSRSTRRAREVGMRKSLGATKGQLVLQFLGESFLITALSVTVAVALIWMAIPWFNDLAGKSLVFELLYRTEVLLGLLAVVVVVALLSGFYPAVVLAAFRPSEVLKASAKSKLTGHWPRQVLITFQLVISITMIAGTLLVYQQMKYVLSKDLGFDQQHVLVINLSNDVMAKGETFEQLVKSHPSVVSTSLGRTALGAGNSSTYIIPEGFPPDEVEVRMFPADGNFQKTYDLQMAKGRFFDVPRIANDSNAVVINEALARRLKWDDPMKKTLKFNPNDTPYNIVGVLKDFHFKSLYDEVEPLVMWIGRSNRRNLSVRFSGNPKALISFIESKWKTFESRYPFRHFFVDEAFAKAYQSDDKLFKTVMTFSAISIIIACLGLYGLVSFTIEQRIKEIGIRKVLGASVSNLNFLVNKKFVLMVVLAGAVAVPMVIPVINKWLTKFAYKINIGPEVFLLATGLVLLVTLVAVSIQVIRAAVMNPVEALRNE; from the coding sequence ATGCTTACCAGCTACATCCTTGCCGCCTTCCGCAACCTGCGGAAATACAAGTTCAACTCATTTATCACCATCCTTGGGTTAAGCATCGGGCTTGCCGCCAGTGTGCTTGCGGTGATGTTTGCGATGGATGAAGTTTCATTCGACAGCTTTCATACGAAAGCAGACCGCCTGTACCGCCTCAATAAGATAACCACGGAACCAAACGGCTCTACGTTTCTCAATGCGGAGTCATCGGGGTTGATGGGGCCTACGATGGTAGATGAATTTCCTGAAGTAGAGAAAGTAGTTCGCTACCAGACGTGGTTTAATAACGCGGTATTGAGTTACAAAGAGCACAACCATGAACTGAATGAAGCAGAAATCCTTTTTGTAGACAGCACCTTCTTTGATGTCTTTGATTTTACGCTGGTGAAAGGCAATCCGCGTGAGGCGTTGAAGAGACCACTGACGATGGTGCTTACCGAAGAAGTTGCCACTTCACTCTTTGGCAGTGAGGATCCTGTCGGCAAAACGGTAACGGGTATCAATGGCCTGGAGTTTGAAGTGACGGGAGTTGCGAAGGCTGCTCCAAGGAACTCACACATTCAGTACAAAGCGCTCGTCTCCTGGACAACAACGACACCACAGCTCGGACCGCTCAATTTTGACTGGATGAACAACTGGCTGGCGCAGGCGCTGACTACTTATGTGCTGGTGAAGCCGGGAACAAACGTTTCGGCACTGCAAGCGAAATTGCCCAAGTTTTTAAAAGATCATCTGCCAAACCGGGTGGATGTTTACCAACTTTATCTTCAACCTTTCAAAGAGGTATACCTGCACGGCAGCGAGATCAAATACCATCGCATGGCCAAAACAGGTAGCATTCAATATATATATGTGTTCGCGATCATTGCCGGGTTTATCCTGCTGATCGCCTGTATCAATTATGTTAACATCAGTACGAGTCGCTCCACGCGAAGGGCACGTGAGGTGGGAATGCGCAAATCGCTGGGAGCAACGAAAGGGCAATTGGTACTCCAGTTTTTGGGCGAGTCTTTTTTGATCACCGCTCTTTCAGTGACAGTTGCTGTTGCTTTGATCTGGATGGCGATACCGTGGTTTAACGATTTGGCTGGGAAGTCGCTGGTGTTTGAGTTGCTCTACAGAACGGAAGTGCTCCTGGGGCTTTTGGCAGTAGTGGTAGTGGTAGCACTGTTGTCGGGGTTTTATCCGGCAGTGGTACTGGCTGCTTTTCGTCCCTCGGAAGTGCTGAAGGCTTCCGCCAAAAGCAAACTGACAGGTCACTGGCCACGGCAGGTACTCATCACTTTTCAACTGGTGATTTCGATTACGATGATTGCAGGTACGCTGTTGGTATATCAGCAAATGAAATATGTTCTCTCTAAAGATCTGGGCTTCGATCAGCAGCATGTGCTGGTGATCAATCTCTCCAATGATGTGATGGCGAAGGGAGAGACGTTCGAACAACTGGTGAAGTCGCATCCTTCGGTGGTGAGTACGTCATTGGGGCGTACCGCACTTGGAGCCGGCAATTCCAGTACGTATATTATTCCGGAAGGATTCCCTCCGGATGAAGTGGAGGTGAGGATGTTCCCTGCTGACGGGAATTTTCAAAAGACATATGATCTTCAAATGGCAAAGGGAAGGTTCTTTGATGTGCCACGGATTGCCAATGACTCCAATGCGGTGGTGATCAATGAGGCGCTGGCGCGGAGATTGAAATGGGATGACCCCATGAAGAAAACACTGAAGTTCAATCCGAATGATACTCCCTATAATATAGTAGGTGTACTGAAAGACTTTCATTTCAAATCGCTTTACGATGAAGTGGAACCGCTGGTGATGTGGATCGGCAGGAGTAACAGGCGCAACCTCTCGGTACGTTTCAGTGGCAACCCGAAAGCACTGATCAGTTTTATTGAATCAAAATGGAAGACGTTTGAGAGTCGCTATCCTTTCCGTCACTTCTTTGTAGACGAAGCGTTTGCCAAGGCCTACCAGTCGGACGATAAACTCTTCAAGACGGTGATGACTTTTTCTGCGATCAGCATCATCATTGCCTGCCTCGGACTTTATGGATTGGTGTCGTTCACCATTGAACAGCGCATTAAAGAAATCGGGATACGAAAGGTGCTGGGCGCTTCCGTGTCGAACCTGAATTTTTTGGTGAACAAGAAATTTGTTCTCATGGTGGTGCTCGCTGGTGCGGTGGCAGTGCCGATGGTGATACCGGTGATCAACAAATGGCTGACGAAGTTCGCTTACAAGATCAACATCGGGCCGGAAGTTTTCCTTCTGGCAACAGGTTTGGTGCTTTTGGTAACTTTAGTTGCGGTCAGCATACAAGTGATCAGGGCAGCGGTGATGAATCCGGTGGAGGCGTTGCGGAATGAGTAG
- a CDS encoding transcriptional regulator, with protein sequence MRRDVFQAIADPTRREIINLIASKSLTPNAIAESFDASRQAISKHIKILTECGIIVINQQGRERYCYVQAAKLDEVSDWIDKFKSQWEHRFDKLDTLLLKMNTNKKTKKR encoded by the coding sequence ATGAGAAGAGATGTATTTCAAGCCATAGCCGACCCCACGAGAAGAGAGATCATTAATCTCATCGCCAGCAAGTCACTTACCCCCAATGCCATTGCGGAGAGTTTTGATGCCAGTCGCCAGGCAATCTCCAAGCACATCAAAATCCTGACAGAGTGCGGCATCATCGTCATCAACCAGCAGGGGAGAGAGCGCTACTGCTATGTGCAGGCAGCCAAACTCGATGAAGTCTCCGATTGGATTGATAAGTTCAAAAGCCAGTGGGAACACCGGTTCGACAAATTGGATACGCTATTATTAAAAATGAATACCAACAAAAAAACCAAAAAAAGATGA
- a CDS encoding ATPase, with amino-acid sequence MITKNQLKVTAEPGKQDILMTREFEAPRENVFKAFTDPKLMVQWLGPRNMTMKIDYYHAKSGGSYRYVHIDDKGNQYAFNGVIHEITFPERAIQTFEFEGLPEKGHVSLDTALFEELPGNRTKLTIQSVFRSVADRDGMVMSGMEGGMNEGFSRLDELLAKK; translated from the coding sequence ATGATCACTAAAAACCAACTCAAAGTAACAGCCGAACCCGGCAAGCAGGATATCTTGATGACCAGGGAATTCGAGGCCCCGCGTGAAAACGTGTTCAAAGCATTCACCGATCCAAAACTTATGGTGCAGTGGCTTGGCCCGCGCAACATGACGATGAAGATCGATTACTATCATGCCAAAAGCGGAGGCTCTTATCGTTATGTTCACATCGATGACAAGGGGAATCAGTATGCCTTCAATGGAGTGATCCACGAGATCACATTTCCTGAGCGGGCAATCCAGACGTTTGAATTTGAGGGCCTGCCCGAGAAGGGTCACGTGAGCCTGGACACAGCCCTGTTCGAAGAGCTGCCGGGCAATCGCACAAAACTTACGATTCAGTCCGTATTTAGATCTGTTGCAGATCGCGATGGCATGGTCATGTCTGGTATGGAAGGCGGAATGAACGAAGGCTTCTCCCGTCTCGATGAACTATTGGCAAAGAAATAA
- a CDS encoding glyoxalase yields the protein MAKEFWLNLPVRDIKKTREFFSKLDFPFKKERNTDNSACMTLGEKNVVIMLFEDPMFKGFINSDIADPQKGTEVLLSFDAKSKEEVDEVAKKAIEAGGKSTHKPTEMKGWLYGCVFTDLDGHKWNALYMDMSKMPK from the coding sequence ATGGCAAAAGAATTCTGGTTAAACCTCCCTGTGCGCGACATTAAGAAGACACGTGAGTTTTTTTCGAAACTCGATTTCCCTTTCAAAAAAGAACGCAACACCGACAACTCTGCCTGCATGACCCTGGGCGAGAAGAATGTCGTGATCATGCTTTTTGAAGACCCGATGTTCAAGGGATTCATCAACAGCGACATTGCCGATCCGCAAAAAGGAACGGAAGTACTGTTATCCTTCGATGCGAAGAGTAAAGAGGAAGTGGATGAGGTTGCAAAGAAAGCAATCGAAGCGGGAGGGAAGTCAACTCACAAACCAACAGAAATGAAAGGCTGGCTCTACGGTTGTGTCTTTACCGACCTTGACGGCCACAAGTGGAACGCCTTATATATGGACATGAGTAAAATGCCGAAGTGA